One window of the Capnocytophaga haemolytica genome contains the following:
- a CDS encoding Cof-type HAD-IIB family hydrolase, translating to MIKLIVSDIDGTLVTNSKEVPARFWSTYEQMREKGIVFCAASGRQIQSLHQIFAPIKEEIAYAPDNGASLIYKGETLYENPLTLASVMPLLKACDGIEGIGVALCCKGNAYIKSDSDFIFHEIARHYPAHTKVNDFSTIQDTIFKITICDERISRLNSYPRLKDFYREFNIVVSGEIWLDITKSDVHKGNAIHCLQRVLGISPEETVVFGDHLNDVEMITAAQYSYAMKNAQEELKQYANFVTEYDNNNEGVVRAILKLLAN from the coding sequence ATGATTAAGTTGATAGTATCAGATATTGACGGCACTTTGGTTACTAATAGCAAAGAAGTGCCTGCGCGCTTTTGGAGTACTTATGAGCAGATGCGCGAGAAAGGGATAGTATTCTGCGCCGCTAGTGGTAGGCAAATACAAAGTTTACACCAGATTTTTGCTCCTATAAAAGAAGAAATCGCTTATGCGCCTGATAATGGAGCTTCACTGATTTACAAAGGAGAAACCCTCTATGAAAATCCGTTGACGCTTGCCTCAGTGATGCCTTTGCTGAAGGCTTGCGATGGAATTGAAGGCATTGGTGTTGCCCTCTGTTGTAAGGGGAATGCATATATAAAAAGTGATAGTGACTTTATTTTCCACGAGATTGCTCGCCATTATCCTGCGCACACTAAGGTAAATGACTTCTCAACAATACAGGATACTATTTTTAAGATTACTATCTGTGATGAGCGTATTTCACGGCTCAACTCATATCCACGGCTTAAAGATTTTTACCGCGAATTTAACATTGTAGTATCGGGTGAGATTTGGCTTGATATTACTAAAAGTGATGTGCACAAAGGCAATGCTATTCATTGTTTACAACGGGTATTGGGTATTTCACCTGAAGAAACAGTCGTCTTTGGAGATCACCTCAATGATGTTGAAATGATAACAGCTGCTCAGTATAGTTACGCGATGAAGAATGCCCAAGAGGAGCTAAAACAGTATGCAAATTTCGTTACAGAATACGATAACAATAATGAAGGAGTCGTCAGGGCTATCTTAAAGTTATTAGCAAACTAA
- a CDS encoding nitric-oxide reductase large subunit, which produces MTAKKLWMWLGATVGASFLVLIFYGVEIYTNIPPFPERIVTTDGQVLYEGQDIKDGQNVWQSMGGQTVGSIWGHGAYIAPDWNADYLHRESEMLLDAYAREDGKVYKDLSEEEQAKYQVRLRKELRTNTFNQETGVITFSAERAEVAKQLSEYYAKLFMDDPSMQQTRAHYAIPKNAIKDRHRMDQMSAFFAWSTWVCSTNRPGDHVSYTNNWPYDPVVGNVASTSLQMWSGFSVLMLLFAVGILVYYHASNNEEEETERPPVEDPMRGMKPTPSMKAVLKYIWIVALLILVQMLAGVITAHYGVEGEGFFGLQLDLFLPQAISRSWHVQLAIFWIATSWLATGLYIAPAVSGHEPKYQKLGVNVLFGALLIVVLGSLAGQWFGVMQKLGLVENFYFGHQGYEYIELGRFWQILLLVGLFLWLFLMIRALLPALKRKDENRHLLLLFTLASIAIAAFYGAGLMYGRQTHMAIAEYWRWWVVHLWVEGFFEVFATVVAAFLFSRMGLLRIKAASTAVLFSTIVFLAGGILGTFHHLYFSATPTGVLALGATFSALEIVPLVLIGYEAYHNYKLSKAAEWVQAYKWPIYCFIAMCFWNFLGAGIFGFAINPPIALYYVQGLNTTAVHGHAALFGVYGILGIGLIMFVLRGLYPDRQWNDKLISWAFWLINIGLLVMLVVSLLPVGIMQAIEVFQHGYWSARSEEFMQQDHMQIIRWLRIPGDLLLAFGELLLVYFIVGLQTGWSLKKKR; this is translated from the coding sequence ATGACAGCTAAGAAATTATGGATGTGGTTAGGGGCTACTGTTGGAGCTTCTTTCCTTGTTCTGATCTTCTACGGGGTAGAGATCTACACTAACATTCCGCCGTTCCCAGAGCGCATTGTTACTACTGATGGACAAGTGCTTTACGAAGGACAGGATATTAAGGATGGTCAGAACGTATGGCAATCAATGGGCGGGCAGACCGTCGGTAGTATTTGGGGTCACGGGGCTTATATTGCACCTGACTGGAATGCGGACTATTTGCATCGCGAATCGGAAATGCTCTTGGATGCGTATGCACGCGAGGATGGTAAGGTCTACAAAGATCTTTCAGAAGAAGAGCAAGCGAAGTATCAGGTAAGACTACGCAAAGAGCTTCGCACAAACACGTTTAATCAAGAGACAGGCGTAATAACCTTCTCTGCTGAGCGTGCTGAGGTAGCTAAACAACTGAGCGAGTACTACGCAAAGCTATTTATGGACGACCCTTCGATGCAGCAAACACGTGCTCACTATGCGATTCCTAAGAATGCTATCAAGGATAGGCATCGTATGGATCAGATGAGCGCTTTCTTTGCGTGGAGTACTTGGGTATGTAGCACTAATCGCCCTGGTGATCACGTCTCCTATACAAACAACTGGCCTTATGACCCCGTAGTGGGGAATGTGGCTTCTACTTCATTGCAGATGTGGTCGGGCTTTAGTGTGCTGATGTTGCTTTTTGCTGTAGGTATACTTGTGTACTATCACGCTTCGAATAATGAAGAGGAAGAGACAGAGCGTCCCCCAGTGGAAGACCCAATGCGTGGTATGAAGCCAACACCTTCAATGAAAGCGGTGCTTAAATACATCTGGATTGTGGCATTGCTCATCTTGGTGCAAATGCTCGCAGGGGTGATTACTGCCCACTATGGAGTAGAAGGAGAAGGCTTTTTTGGACTGCAGCTCGACCTTTTCTTACCACAAGCCATCTCGCGTAGCTGGCACGTACAGCTGGCGATCTTCTGGATTGCGACTTCGTGGTTAGCGACGGGTCTTTACATTGCTCCTGCGGTATCGGGACACGAGCCTAAATACCAAAAGTTAGGTGTAAATGTGCTCTTTGGGGCACTCCTCATTGTGGTGTTAGGTTCTTTGGCAGGACAATGGTTTGGTGTGATGCAGAAACTCGGTTTGGTTGAGAACTTCTACTTTGGTCACCAAGGATATGAGTATATTGAGCTAGGTCGTTTTTGGCAGATACTTTTATTAGTAGGGCTGTTCTTATGGCTCTTCCTTATGATACGTGCTTTATTACCAGCTTTGAAGCGCAAGGATGAAAATCGCCACCTTTTGTTGCTGTTCACTCTTGCTTCGATTGCCATTGCAGCATTCTACGGAGCAGGATTGATGTATGGACGCCAAACGCATATGGCGATTGCTGAATACTGGCGCTGGTGGGTAGTACACCTTTGGGTAGAAGGTTTCTTCGAGGTGTTTGCTACCGTAGTGGCTGCGTTCTTATTCTCGCGTATGGGCTTGTTGCGTATCAAAGCGGCAAGTACAGCAGTGCTTTTCTCAACTATTGTATTCTTGGCAGGAGGTATTTTAGGAACTTTCCACCACTTGTATTTTAGTGCTACCCCTACGGGAGTATTGGCATTGGGGGCAACTTTCAGTGCATTGGAGATTGTGCCATTGGTGCTTATTGGTTATGAGGCTTATCACAACTATAAACTCTCGAAGGCAGCTGAATGGGTACAGGCTTACAAATGGCCTATCTATTGCTTTATTGCGATGTGTTTTTGGAACTTCCTTGGTGCGGGGATCTTTGGTTTTGCTATCAATCCACCGATTGCGCTTTATTATGTACAGGGACTTAATACCACAGCGGTACACGGACACGCAGCTTTATTTGGAGTGTACGGTATCTTAGGTATAGGTTTGATAATGTTTGTATTGCGCGGTCTGTATCCAGATCGTCAATGGAATGATAAACTCATTAGTTGGGCATTCTGGCTCATCAATATCGGATTGTTGGTGATGTTAGTGGTGAGTCTTTTGCCAGTAGGTATAATGCAGGCAATAGAGGTATTCCAACACGGATACTGGTCAGCTCGTAGTGAGGAGTTTATGCAGCAGGATCATATGCAGATCATTCGTTGGTTGCGTATTCCTGGAGACTTATTGCTTGCCTTTGGTGAATTGCTATTAGTGTATTTCATTGTAGGTTTGCAAACAGGATGGTCGTTGAAGAAAAAGCGATAA